The Candidatus Saccharibacteria bacterium genome has a segment encoding these proteins:
- a CDS encoding phosphopyruvate hydratase, whose protein sequence is MKIKTIQARQILDSRGNPTVEVDVWLKNGGFGRAAVPSGASTGEHEAIELRDNDESFHGKSVTKAISNIHTIIAPALFGVSADDQHHVDQIMIDTDGSDNKARLGANAILGVSLAVAKAAADAKHVELFEHIGAIMGNITFSLPRPMINIVNGGQHAPGATEIQEFMIFPKNQESFADSIRCGSEIFHELKKLFKDKGLSTTVGDEGGFVPGIKDNTEVLDAIVAAIESAGYQPGTDVELALDVAASEFYENGAYTLNHQKDPVDQGHMIEWLVKLADAYPITSIEDGLDQNDWLGWNALTHRIGDSVQIVGDDLLVTNTTFLTKAIETKACNAILIKPNQIGTLTETLEAVKIAKQHNFGTIISHRSGETEDTTIAHIAVGVNAGQIKTGSMSRGERTAKYNELLRIGEKLT, encoded by the coding sequence ATGAAGATTAAAACTATACAGGCTCGACAAATACTAGACTCTCGCGGAAATCCAACCGTAGAAGTTGATGTGTGGCTTAAAAATGGCGGCTTTGGACGAGCAGCAGTTCCTTCCGGTGCATCTACTGGCGAGCACGAGGCAATCGAGCTGCGCGATAACGACGAATCATTCCATGGCAAATCAGTTACTAAAGCTATCTCCAACATCCATACGATTATTGCGCCGGCCTTATTTGGCGTTAGCGCCGACGATCAGCATCATGTCGACCAAATAATGATCGATACCGATGGTTCAGACAATAAAGCTCGTTTGGGGGCCAACGCCATTTTAGGGGTGTCGCTAGCCGTCGCCAAAGCGGCTGCGGATGCAAAACACGTTGAATTGTTTGAACATATTGGTGCCATAATGGGAAATATCACATTTAGCTTACCGCGGCCTATGATAAATATCGTGAATGGTGGCCAGCACGCTCCTGGTGCAACTGAAATTCAGGAATTTATGATATTCCCAAAAAACCAAGAATCATTTGCTGATTCGATTCGGTGCGGTAGCGAAATATTTCATGAACTTAAAAAGCTATTTAAAGACAAAGGACTATCGACAACTGTTGGCGATGAGGGCGGTTTTGTTCCCGGTATTAAAGATAATACCGAGGTCCTGGACGCTATTGTTGCGGCAATTGAGAGTGCGGGCTATCAGCCTGGAACCGACGTAGAATTAGCGCTCGATGTTGCCGCTAGTGAATTCTACGAAAATGGTGCCTACACCCTAAATCACCAAAAAGACCCAGTAGACCAAGGTCACATGATTGAGTGGTTAGTTAAATTAGCAGACGCATACCCGATTACTTCGATCGAAGATGGCTTAGATCAAAATGACTGGTTGGGCTGGAATGCTCTTACTCACAGAATTGGCGACTCAGTGCAAATTGTTGGCGACGATCTGTTGGTGACAAACACAACTTTCCTTACTAAGGCTATCGAAACTAAAGCCTGTAACGCTATCTTAATTAAGCCAAACCAAATAGGCACCCTAACGGAAACACTAGAAGCGGTTAAAATCGCCAAACAACATAATTTTGGCACAATTATTTCTCATCGCTCTGGCGAAACCGAAGACACAACAATTGCTCACATAGCTGTTGGCGTGAATGCTGGCCAAATAAAAACCGGCTCTATGAGCCGCGGTGAACGAACGGCTAAATATAATGAATTGCTAAGAATAGGTGAAAAACTTACCTAG